CACAGATAACCAGACTCTGTGACGCTGCTGTGatattttttaactttccaATCTAACGTGTGTCGGTAATGGAAACTTCTGCAGGTGCAATGTACCGTTTTTTGTTGTACAGATGAgacaaagacttgatttaataaaatgtgtatCCCTTTATAATGACACACAGTATTGTGGCTTTGGTATTGTTTCGTACGGTTTTGTCGCCAAAATGTGTCAAATCTCTATTCTTGTtaagaaaagaagcagagacgagtgtgtgactgtgtgtgtgtgtgtgtgtgtctcgtgtTGTGATGAGGGAGTGAACCTATGCaaggagcttcagtgtgtggtTCACAGTGGAggaacaaacatgtttttctgtgctgtctGTCTTAAGCAGGTCTCTCTGCGTCTCCGGTTTGGGATCCGGCTCCGAAACGAGCCGAAGCCAAGCAATAAATTTTCCTGTTGAAAACTTTCTGGCTTTCAGTTCCGTCTTTAAAAAGTGACCAGATGATTCCGGCAATCTATCAAAGGGACTCAGATTGTTTAGTTTGCAGAGACAAGTGTTGCACTTAGCACACAAACGATTATTCCCACAGGGAAATCCTTTTAAAGGCTGAATACATGATTCCAAAAAATGCACCTAAGACTGATGTCAAAAtcttttacagtgtaattacgGAGATGCAGGGAGAATAATCCTCCAATCACTGACGTTTAATGAGCTCCTTCAGCTACTGATGCGCAGAAATCTAAACTGTTCACAGGGTGTTTCTCTACGGTTTAGAAATGCTGCCTGTCACGTTTTTCCAGACGGACACGTTTGGGAAAACGGAGGGAATAGTATTTGTATAGgtgcaaagtgaaaaaaatctgcaaagcAAAACGTGCCAAAGCAAACAGACACAACGGGTTAGTGTGTTTTTACTGTCTTTACATTTCATTCTTCAGGATAGGCACAAAAAAACTGCTTCTTCTTGCACTTCAAAGatagaaaaagggaaaaagtccagtgttgaaaaaagttaaaaccaaacacaaaaacacaacaaagagacACGACTGGAATCTCGAGCGCTGCTCTGGatagaaaactaaaaaaagaaaaagaaaaaaaaaaacccaagcaTGTCCCACAGGATGGATGATGCGTCCGAGTCTGCCGGGAACATTTCACACCAGCTTCTTGGCCTCGAAGAAGCTCTTCAGGTGCTTCATCTGCCAGATGCCGGTGACGATGAGGATGAGGGTCTGAGCGATGGACCACCACAGGACGCGCTGGTTGGTGCTCTCGCTGGTCATGCGGAAACGCTCCTCCCGGTACTGCGGGGAGAGGACAGGGAGTTCAACCCTTCACGCCCGAGCCCAATGGCGTCACATCGCGCCGTGCGGCAGCGTCACCCACCCTCTGGTagttctgctccttctggatctgctccacctggtccagcagCTGCCGCACTCGCAGCTGCAGCTCGCTCAGCTTGTCCTTCGCTGCGATCTCGGGGTAGTTGTTGGTGTGTTCTCCGACCTGGACGTCCAGGTGCActctctgcaacacacacagggaaacacacactcaggacgCTGTACTCCAGAGAGGCTCGTCGGCTCCTGCGGCGCGTTCCGTCGCTCGTACCAGCTTTCCTCCAGCAAACAGAGCCATCTTGGTGGAGTTGGAGTGTAAACAGATCTGATGCTCTCCGGGAGTGTGTGAGGTGAAGGTGAAGCGTCCGTCTGAGCCGTACTGACGAGACAGGATGATCTGAAACAAGACCTGGGATTACGTTTCTGTTTAACCTGAGGGTGTGTCCGGGCGCAGCGGCTCCTCCGAGTTTACCTTGGTCTCTGGATCCTTGATCTCCACGTGCATCCCGAGACCCGGGGTGGACGGAAGGAAGGAGCCGctctgtttgtcccacagctGAGTGCGGTACTTCCCTGTCACATGTCAGCACCacgcagacacagagacacaaagagacagagagacacacaaataGTAAAAAATCTTTTGAGTGGACTGACCTGAGCCTAATGGGGGCGTGAGCTGAGTAATAGAGGTAATCTGAATCATTTAGATGAGTAATATGAGCCTTAAACGGTGGTAATCTAAGCATTTGGGAGGGTAATCTGAATTTTTGGAGTAAATAATCTGAGCGTTTGAGGGCAATAATCTGAGTCTTTGAGGTAAGTAACTTGAGTCTTTGAGGTCAGTAATCTGAGTCTTTCAGGGCAGTAATCTGATATTTAGGTGTAATCTAAGTCTTTGAGGGCAGTAATCTGATCTTTAGGGGTAATCTGAGTCTTTCAGGGAAGTAATCTGATTATTTGGAGCCGGTGCTGTCGCGGTCTGTGGAGCAGCTGGGAGCTCGCTGCTCGATAGCCGCTGGAAGCTAGCAGTGCTCACCGATCACCATGGTCTCATCCGGGATCTCCTCGATGAAGCACTTCTTCTCCGTCTCCCCGATGTGAAAATACAGGGCGCCGCTCGGATAGATCCAAGCCAGGAAGAGAAGCACTCCGGCGGCGGGGACTGAGGGCATCGTGGGGCCTCCGACTGGTGCTCAcatcagcagaggtggaggtggaggtggaggaggaggaggcgctggTAGAGAAGCCGGTTGACGCGGTGTAGAGAGGcggtggaggcggtggaggcggcggaGACGCTGCGGCCGCTGACGCGCACTCTCCACTGCGGAACCCGGAAGGGGATTTCCTGAAAGGTGAGCTCAATCAGCCCTGATTTACGACTCACAGGCTGATGTTCATGTACTCTACAGAGGAGAGTGAGGCCACCaaaaaaagtcttcaaaaaATCAACTCGGgctttttaaaatcagaattaTGACATCAATATCAGAATCTCGGCTTaagttaaaatattttgaaaaataaagtggTAGTAAATGAGCGGTGTCTGCCTGGCAGACTGAACTCAGGGAATCCAGAACCGTTATTTCCTGGGCTAACAACAGCCGCCTCGGCTCTGACACTCAAGCTTATCCTTCTCTAAGTCGCTCGCTGTTGGGACTAACATCTCGAAAAGGGGCAGCATGTCTTTCCGAAGAGGCTGCGCTTCGTCCGTGTAGAGGACTGTCCATGTCAAGCAGCGAGTGGCGGGTGGTTTCTCTGAGTCAGCCTCACGGTAGCTCGTTAGCACGCCGCTagcagttagcattagcctcctGTGAGGCTGGATAAACACGGCCAGCGGGGTGAGTGACAGCTAGCTGCCCGGAAAGGACTACAGCCgagacagagacacaaagacagCTGGTAAGACCACTTTCACTCACTAACGTCAGCTGTTTTTAACGTTTACCGAAGAACTGGGGGATACGGcgtgtttttctgttgtgtgggTGAAGTGAGGGCTGGAGCAGGCTGAGGATGTGATTCGGGTCCGTCCGGACCCTTTCCAGCTGTGGTCACGTGACACAGCGCACCTGTGGACAGGTCCtgtgtgaacctgtgtccatcCCTACACCTGGACCGCGACCTGGAAccaaagtgaaagtgaaagtgagcCCCCCAGCCGCTTCCAGGCCCTGGCATCATGTGCCAGTCTGTGATGGTccatcactgtcactgtcagTCTGTGATGACAGTCCATTTTTGTTCTGCGTGCTTCAGATGTTCGCTTTATTAACCCTGAGTCAGTATTTTAGCACACACGATTACTGTCTCCTCTGAGTTGGAAGTATACATTTGCAATTACCCTGTCAGAAACCACCTCTAAAGTAGGCCAAGGTCACTGGAGAAACCATGAGCGGAGCATCAGTGAAATAAGAATTCAAACAGGAGATGTTCCACCATCACAAACATGAATATatgtttcatcttcttcagcctTTGTTCTCTAAATAATGTCCTGCTACATATTGTGACTATAATTATCACAAAGTCTTGAATACGGTGCTTGCTTCAGAAGATGTGCCTCTTGAGTTCTCCAGTATGTCGTGTTGGCAGCTTGTATGTTATGGACTTAGAAAAGCTCTTGCAATGGCTTTGAACCTTCATCGTTGTTTGGTGACCTGCTGGGATTTTCACTCGACCATCTCGGGGTTTTCCCGAGAATGATGAGTAACAGAAGATTTTCTGTCAGCTTCAGTTCTCTGGGACAAACAAAGGTTGGGGGAGAATGGACAGACTGGATCGAGCTGGTAGAGAGACCGCAGGAACCGGAAGTACCTCTGGTTCCAACCTGCAGTGTGCAGAAGAGCATCTGGGGGCTTTTTCCCCCGGATGAAGCCTGAAGCTGATGAAGAACACACTGGGTGTGCCAGCTGTTGGCTaagaacaggaaactgaggccACACTTCACACAGGACCGTCAGAACCGGACCAGAGAAGACTGGAAACGTCATGACGGCACGCCTGTTCCCACTCAACGTAGACGTTTCTTAGCTCATATGAAAGATCGCAGACTGTGATACTTGAATGAGACAGGTGGTTTCCCTGTTGGTGGTTGAGTTGAAAGTTACAGCTCAGTCTGCTGTGAATGAGCTGTTCAGAGAAATATAAAGGACAGTAGAAGCTTGTAAAAATATCAAAGGGTCTGATGAGTTTCCTTTTTGCCACAACATTCACATGTTCTATGAAGCAGTTTCATCTCCTTCAGATATTGTTTCTGCCTTTTTAAATGAAGCATTTTGCTTCTAAAACACAGGGATTTCAGTAATTTTAAATGATCATCTGCTGTGTAAATATAATCAAAATGTTTGAGTGAGTTTCtactgcagaggagctgaagagccacatgtggctccaggcGTGCAGGTCAGACTCAGAGATGATTTGAGATGTTTGTCCAACGTTTGAAGAGACAAACTGAAGctcctttttttccagcattttcatcaaagcttttcttttgaCCATCTTATGGCCACACAGCATTTCTTCTATTGAGGACATATTTCAACGCTCAGACCCGATCCCAGCCGTcttgctgtgtgtttctgcagggaTGGTGCAGCCGCAGCCCGACGGCCCCATGCGGTGGGGCGAGGACATGTCCGGAGACGAGAGTGGATGGGCCCTCCGGGTCCCGCCGGAGCTGGCTTCCAACGAAGTGGTGACCAAACTGCTGGGGGACAACCAGCAGCTTCGAGGTAGGAGTGCCACAACGTGTTTTTAAGCCAGCAGCGTCAAACTCCTGGCCCGTGGGCCTCTTGCAGGCCGCTCCATGATTTCAAACATTTGGTGACTTTGTAATTTTTCCCGACCGTCTGTGATTTGCGATCCTGCAGAGGCTTTGCGGCGCAGTAATCTGGCCCTGCGTCAGCGCTGcgaggagatggagggatggcaGCGGAGGACGCGAGAGGAGCGCGAGTTTCTCAGCTGTCGCTTCCAGGAGGCCAGGGCGCTAGTGGAGAGGCTGGCCCAGGAGAACCACTCTTTACAAGGCCTGGTGAACGggccggcctcctcctcctccacctcctccaaccactgctgcagctccagccagACCGAAGACCCGCAGGCACGGCCGGCCAGGAACGG
The DNA window shown above is from Salarias fasciatus chromosome 20, fSalaFa1.1, whole genome shotgun sequence and carries:
- the tmed4 gene encoding transmembrane emp24 domain-containing protein 4 — its product is MPSVPAAGVLLFLAWIYPSGALYFHIGETEKKCFIEEIPDETMVIGKYRTQLWDKQSGSFLPSTPGLGMHVEIKDPETKIILSRQYGSDGRFTFTSHTPGEHQICLHSNSTKMALFAGGKLRVHLDVQVGEHTNNYPEIAAKDKLSELQLRVRQLLDQVEQIQKEQNYQRYREERFRMTSESTNQRVLWWSIAQTLILIVTGIWQMKHLKSFFEAKKLV